In the Ictalurus punctatus breed USDA103 chromosome 7, Coco_2.0, whole genome shotgun sequence genome, one interval contains:
- the c7h14orf119 gene encoding uncharacterized protein C14orf119 homolog, translating to MAWFHHALQEASLPQSPSMKNHVCLESTPRSAIPVAEGQGWPQCLLSSITSYPTASQDMLCLKVGEHLDNSSINQSDGPVPLSYVTLQEQRCVVSWFLGWGPSQRECFLQDLISKAVPGKVCSLLEHLNKLQVIFIFSQKCHITPSVH from the coding sequence ATGGCCTGGTTTCATCATGCCTTGCAAGAAGCAAGCCTACCACAGTCGCCTTCGATGAAGAATCATGTATGTCTCGAGTCAACCCCCAGATCAGCTATACCAGTAGCTGAGGGCCAAGGTTGGCCTCAATGCCTCCTATCCTCCATTACATCCTACCCTACTGCTTCACAAGATATGCTATGCCTAAAAGTGGGAGAACATTTGGATAACTCTTCCATCAATCAGAGTGATGGTCCAGTGCCTTTGTCATACGTGACTCTCCAGGAACAGCGCTGTGTGGTTAGCTGGTTTCTTGGCTGGGGTCCGTCTCAAAGAGAATGTTTTCTTCAGGACCTGATTTCAAAGGCAGTACCAGGAAAAGTTTGCAGCTTATTGGAGCACCTTAATAAACTtcaggtgatttttattttcagtcaaAAATGTCATATCACACCAAGTGTTCACTGA